The following are encoded in a window of Hymenobacter volaticus genomic DNA:
- a CDS encoding TonB-dependent receptor domain-containing protein: MLLPTAPADPALASGTTNEFGVFTLVHLPPGTFRLHVSLLGYQAHGQVVTVSTAAVALPTIQLTPFTQKLAEVVVSTQQPLLEERVDRTIYHAENDPTTRGGDATDVLKRVPLLSVDLEGNVSLRGSQNIRVLINNKPSTITANSIADGLRQIPADQIKTVEVITSPSAKYDAEGSAGIINIVTKTNTLRGGQLSLDGSGGTRSGTLNLNGSYRTGKMGFALGGFGRAGYNTPGRFENAQQTTNPATGLQIQSTQAATTRQNQLFGRYTLSWDYDLNAHNSLAASLVYGTRNATNYQDALATGTTPLATGNTATSVRNVKTTDESGTIDASLSYTYTYAAPQRELSFLALFSRNNRTYDFVNDIYAASESNSIGLSGNDNPSVNQEITVQTDYQTPTLKNHLLEIGVKNIKRTVQSDYHYYGFLALSQSNNSFHYDQNVAAGYMAYTMALPHNFTLKPGVRYEYTGIAADYGSSAVGDIPSYGLLVPSVNLLHKLANGNALRLAYNRRIQRPSLQFLNPNLQAANPLVQTQGNPLLRPEYTNNYELGYSTLLHQANLNFSAFVRTTTGSIQSVRTPLGEANYPGAVLISYDNIGQESAYGGSGFAGLNISQKFSFNGGVDTYYLVLQNKVADPTYAARQAGLVLAGRLYGSYALPKDWGLQVFGYYRGQQVQLQGSQSNFALYSMSIKHDFAQKKGSLGLGAENFFSPRNTVRSDIASPFLTQSSRTVQHLTSFKVYFSYRIGKLTAEPRPHKNVQNNDLKTEENGGGSQGTGSTPDATRPATPAPAPVPVSPPKTNGPAGATSPLVPATGTSTQLPVPRFRLLPHPAAQSPHPCHPVTDLLRS, translated from the coding sequence GTGCTCTTACCTACTGCTCCCGCTGACCCCGCGTTGGCCTCTGGTACCACCAACGAGTTCGGCGTCTTTACTTTGGTGCACCTGCCACCCGGCACCTTTCGGCTTCATGTCAGCTTGCTGGGCTACCAAGCCCACGGGCAAGTAGTGACGGTTTCAACGGCCGCCGTAGCCCTGCCGACCATTCAACTTACTCCCTTCACGCAGAAGCTAGCAGAAGTGGTGGTTTCAACTCAGCAACCGCTGCTGGAAGAGCGCGTGGACCGCACAATATACCATGCCGAAAACGACCCAACAACCCGAGGCGGTGACGCTACGGACGTTCTTAAGCGCGTACCACTGCTTAGTGTAGACCTCGAGGGCAACGTGAGTTTGCGCGGTAGTCAAAATATCCGCGTGCTGATCAACAATAAGCCTTCGACCATTACGGCTAACAGCATTGCCGATGGCTTGCGCCAAATCCCCGCCGACCAGATCAAGACAGTAGAAGTCATCACGTCGCCCTCCGCCAAATACGATGCTGAAGGGTCCGCCGGCATTATCAACATCGTAACCAAAACCAACACTCTGCGTGGCGGCCAACTGAGTTTGGATGGCAGCGGCGGTACCCGCTCGGGCACGCTGAACCTGAACGGAAGCTACCGCACCGGCAAAATGGGGTTTGCGCTAGGCGGCTTCGGCCGGGCCGGCTACAACACACCGGGCCGTTTCGAAAACGCCCAGCAAACGACCAACCCAGCGACGGGTTTGCAAATCCAATCCACCCAGGCTGCCACCACACGCCAGAACCAGCTATTCGGCCGCTATACCCTGAGCTGGGACTACGACCTAAACGCGCATAACTCACTGGCTGCTTCCCTGGTCTACGGCACGCGCAACGCCACCAACTACCAAGACGCCCTAGCTACCGGCACCACCCCACTGGCAACGGGCAATACCGCCACCTCGGTGCGCAACGTGAAAACAACCGACGAGTCGGGCACAATCGATGCTAGTTTGAGTTACACCTATACCTACGCGGCGCCCCAGCGCGAATTGAGTTTCTTAGCGCTATTTAGCCGCAACAACCGCACCTACGACTTTGTCAACGATATCTACGCGGCCAGTGAGAGCAACTCGATAGGCCTCTCGGGCAACGACAACCCTAGTGTTAACCAAGAAATAACGGTTCAAACGGACTACCAAACCCCCACACTGAAAAATCATCTTCTGGAAATCGGGGTGAAGAACATCAAGCGAACCGTACAGAGCGACTACCACTATTATGGCTTTTTGGCGCTCTCGCAATCCAACAATTCCTTCCACTACGACCAAAATGTAGCGGCGGGCTATATGGCTTATACCATGGCCCTGCCTCACAACTTCACCCTTAAACCGGGCGTGCGCTACGAGTACACCGGTATTGCGGCAGATTACGGCAGTAGCGCGGTAGGCGACATTCCTAGCTACGGACTACTGGTGCCTAGCGTGAATCTGTTGCACAAACTTGCCAACGGCAACGCGCTGCGGTTGGCTTATAACCGACGCATCCAGCGCCCTTCCCTGCAATTTCTCAACCCGAACTTGCAAGCCGCTAATCCTCTGGTGCAAACGCAAGGCAACCCGTTGCTGCGCCCCGAATACACCAATAACTATGAGCTGGGATACAGCACCCTCCTGCACCAGGCCAACCTGAATTTCAGCGCCTTTGTACGTACGACCACGGGCTCCATCCAGTCGGTGCGCACGCCCCTGGGTGAGGCGAACTACCCCGGCGCAGTGCTGATTAGCTACGACAATATCGGGCAGGAAAGCGCCTACGGCGGTAGTGGATTTGCTGGCCTCAACATCAGCCAGAAATTTAGCTTCAACGGGGGAGTTGACACCTACTATCTGGTGCTGCAAAACAAGGTAGCCGACCCCACCTACGCGGCCCGCCAAGCGGGTCTGGTGCTAGCCGGCCGCTTGTATGGAAGCTATGCATTGCCTAAGGATTGGGGTTTACAGGTGTTCGGGTACTACCGCGGGCAACAGGTGCAGTTGCAAGGCTCGCAAAGCAACTTCGCCCTCTACAGCATGAGTATCAAGCACGACTTTGCCCAAAAGAAAGGTAGTCTCGGCCTCGGGGCGGAAAACTTCTTTTCGCCGCGCAACACGGTGCGTAGCGACATCGCAAGTCCGTTTCTCACCCAAAGCAGCCGCACGGTGCAGCATCTGACGAGCTTTAAAGTGTACTTCAGTTATCGCATCGGAAAGCTAACCGCGGAACCACGCCCTCATAAGAACGTGCAAAACAACGATTTAAAAACCGAGGAAAACGGCGGAGGCAGTCAGGGTACGGGCAGCACGCCTGATGCCACTCGGCCCGCCACTCCCGCGCCGGCTCCTGTACCTGTCAGCCCACCCAAAACGAACGGTCCTGCCGGGGCAACCTCTCCGTTGGTCCCAGCAACGGGTACGTCTACGCAACTGCCTGTTCCCCGGTTCCGGCTACTCCCTCACCCAGCCGCTCAATCACCCCACCCGTGCCACCCCGTAACTGATTTGCTACGCTCATAG
- a CDS encoding prolyl oligopeptidase family serine peptidase, protein MKKLLLSATLLLATAAVSEAQEFKYQTPPKAIQDLLLAPPTPRVSLTSDGRTLALLQVQDFPTVAELAQPELRLAGLRFNPRTNGPSRVSYAVGIKLKKLPNGPEIDVKGLPPQARISGISWSPDNKTMAFALTTPGSGSDGRVELWVADVATATARRLLNTPLNDAFGTSFEWVSDSKTLLARTVPAGRGSAPAADAAPTGPAVQESSGKKSGARTYQDLLKNPADERLFDYYATSQLVKVSLADGQAQPLGQPGVIQTASPSPDGKYVLLRTRHRPYSYLLPLSSFPQRIDVLDVGSGALVKTVADLPLADNVPTNFDAVATGPRGHSWRADEPATIAYAEAQDGGDPKVKADIRDKLYTLSAPFAGAAQELAALPMRFAGLTWGNNKLALADGYRWADRHQTTWQLNPSTPGAPLQVLFDGSEQDTYKNPGTPYEHRNAQGKSVLLTGGPSGQSIYLLGQGASPEGDRPFVDELNLSTKKTTRWWRSEAPVYEIPVAILDASGQHRDLLTRRESLNDNPNYFLRDATKKDKLTAVTKFANPYASFGGSFKKQVLHYKRADGVDLTADLYLPQKYKKTDGPLPTLMEAYPVEFKDKSNAGQVSGSPYTFTRLSWASPVYWVTQGYAVLANASIPIVGEGNKEPNDTYTEQLVSSAKAAIDEGARLGVVDANRVAVMGHSYGAFMTANLLSHSNLFKAGIARSGAYNRTLTPFGFQGEERTFWQAPEVYNAMSPFNFADKMKTPILLIHGEADNNSGTFPIQSERYYAALKGQGATARYVVLPAESHGYAARENLLHMLWEMDSWLNKYVKAPAPAN, encoded by the coding sequence ATGAAAAAACTGCTTCTTTCCGCTACCTTATTACTTGCCACTGCTGCCGTGTCTGAGGCCCAGGAATTCAAATACCAAACGCCCCCCAAAGCCATTCAGGACCTGTTGCTGGCGCCTCCCACGCCCCGCGTGAGCTTAACTTCCGACGGCCGCACGTTGGCCTTGTTGCAAGTTCAAGATTTTCCCACGGTAGCTGAGTTGGCCCAGCCAGAACTCCGTTTGGCTGGCTTGCGCTTCAATCCGCGCACCAACGGCCCCAGCCGTGTCAGCTATGCGGTGGGCATCAAGCTCAAAAAGCTACCCAACGGCCCCGAAATCGACGTAAAGGGCCTCCCGCCGCAGGCCCGCATCAGCGGCATCAGCTGGTCGCCCGACAACAAAACGATGGCTTTTGCCCTCACTACGCCTGGCTCCGGCTCGGACGGGCGGGTGGAGCTGTGGGTGGCCGACGTGGCCACGGCCACAGCTCGCCGCCTACTGAACACCCCACTCAACGATGCTTTCGGAACCTCTTTTGAGTGGGTATCCGACAGCAAAACCCTGCTGGCGCGTACCGTACCGGCCGGCCGCGGTTCTGCCCCGGCCGCCGATGCGGCCCCCACCGGGCCCGCCGTGCAAGAAAGTAGCGGTAAAAAGTCGGGAGCCCGCACCTACCAAGACTTGCTGAAAAACCCCGCCGATGAACGGCTATTCGACTACTACGCCACTTCGCAGCTCGTGAAAGTGAGTTTAGCAGACGGTCAGGCGCAGCCCTTAGGGCAGCCAGGGGTTATCCAAACCGCGTCGCCCTCGCCCGATGGCAAATACGTGTTGCTGCGCACTCGTCACCGGCCGTACTCCTACCTGCTCCCGCTAAGTAGTTTCCCGCAGCGCATCGATGTACTGGACGTGGGTAGCGGGGCGCTAGTGAAAACCGTGGCCGACCTGCCGCTGGCCGACAACGTACCCACCAATTTCGATGCTGTAGCCACCGGCCCGCGGGGCCATTCCTGGCGCGCCGACGAGCCAGCCACCATTGCCTATGCCGAAGCGCAGGATGGCGGCGACCCCAAGGTGAAAGCCGATATTCGAGACAAGCTCTATACCCTGAGTGCGCCGTTTGCAGGTGCTGCGCAGGAGCTGGCGGCGTTGCCTATGCGCTTTGCGGGCCTTACCTGGGGCAACAATAAGCTTGCCCTGGCCGATGGCTACCGGTGGGCCGACCGTCACCAAACTACCTGGCAACTCAACCCTAGCACCCCGGGCGCACCGCTTCAGGTGCTCTTCGACGGCTCGGAGCAAGACACCTACAAAAATCCCGGCACGCCTTATGAACACCGCAACGCCCAGGGCAAGTCAGTGCTACTCACCGGCGGCCCCTCGGGTCAGAGCATTTATCTGCTCGGGCAAGGCGCTTCCCCCGAAGGCGACCGTCCATTTGTGGACGAACTAAATCTATCCACCAAGAAAACCACCCGTTGGTGGCGTTCCGAAGCGCCGGTTTATGAAATTCCGGTGGCCATTCTGGATGCCAGCGGTCAGCACCGCGACCTGCTTACCCGCCGCGAGTCATTGAACGACAATCCGAATTACTTCCTGCGCGACGCCACCAAAAAAGACAAGCTGACGGCCGTTACTAAATTCGCGAATCCGTACGCTAGCTTCGGCGGCAGCTTCAAGAAGCAGGTGCTGCACTATAAGCGCGCCGACGGGGTGGACTTAACGGCCGACCTGTATTTGCCCCAGAAGTACAAGAAAACCGACGGTCCGCTGCCCACGCTAATGGAGGCGTATCCCGTTGAATTCAAAGACAAAAGCAATGCCGGGCAAGTGAGCGGCTCCCCTTACACGTTCACGCGGCTGAGTTGGGCCTCCCCCGTGTACTGGGTGACGCAAGGCTACGCGGTATTAGCCAATGCCAGCATTCCGATTGTAGGCGAGGGTAACAAAGAACCTAACGACACCTACACCGAGCAGCTAGTGAGCAGCGCCAAAGCCGCCATCGACGAAGGCGCCCGCCTCGGTGTGGTGGATGCCAACCGCGTGGCCGTAATGGGCCACAGTTACGGGGCCTTCATGACCGCCAATTTACTCTCGCACTCCAACTTGTTCAAGGCCGGTATTGCTCGCAGTGGCGCTTACAATCGCACGCTTACTCCGTTCGGCTTCCAAGGGGAAGAACGCACGTTCTGGCAGGCCCCGGAAGTATATAATGCTATGTCGCCGTTCAACTTTGCCGATAAAATGAAGACGCCTATTCTGCTCATTCACGGCGAAGCCGACAATAACTCTGGCACCTTCCCTATCCAGAGCGAGCGGTACTATGCCGCGCTAAAAGGCCAGGGCGCCACGGCCCGTTACGTAGTACTTCCTGCTGAATCGCACGGCTACGCTGCCCGCGAAAACTTGCTTCACATGCTGTGGGAAATGGATTCGTGGCTAAACAAGTACGTGAAAGCTCCGGCGCCTGCCAACTAA
- a CDS encoding Crp/Fnr family transcriptional regulator has protein sequence MDELFAYLLQFGSLNQRQLDLIASKTTTLTLPKDAYFLEAGQISRQVGFLLEGVLRICYYSNKGDEITRNFVEEHHLVADLRGLEYGLASPSTCGTLAGLLSTVALTSWQADEHVPISTLLQPPSARYWPPIRYAPWWNVWPAKTSTCYPSFPPANRRR, from the coding sequence ATGGATGAACTCTTTGCCTACCTCTTGCAATTCGGGTCGCTGAACCAGCGGCAACTAGATTTGATTGCCAGCAAAACCACGACCTTGACCTTGCCTAAGGATGCTTACTTTCTGGAGGCGGGCCAGATAAGCCGACAGGTAGGGTTTCTGCTGGAAGGGGTCTTGCGGATTTGCTACTACAGCAACAAGGGCGACGAAATCACCCGCAATTTTGTGGAAGAGCACCACTTGGTGGCTGACTTACGCGGGCTGGAATACGGCCTGGCTTCCCCGAGTACGTGTGGTACTTTAGCTGGCTTACTCAGCACCGTGGCTCTAACCAGCTGGCAGGCCGACGAGCATGTGCCCATCAGCACCTTGCTGCAGCCTCCTTCCGCACGGTACTGGCCACCGATACGCTACGCACCGTGGTGGAACGTATGGCCCGCGAAAACGTCGACGTGCTACCCGTCCTTTCCTCCGGCAAACAGGCGCAGGTAA
- a CDS encoding N-acetylglucosamine kinase has product MILIADGGSTKTTWCLVDGLATRSFFHTEGYNPEFIDTAGIVASLHQNLPSTLATPDIAELYYYGASVVSPLQVATVTHGMQAVFKQARVFVGHDLLAAARALLGQESGFAAILGTGTNSCIYNGVRVTHNVDSLGYFLGDEGSGAFIGKGLLRDYLRGQMPASLAANFHRTYSLERDTILDHLYNRPFPNRFIANFAKFAYEHYYNSYCQQLVKEAFTLFFRNIISLYPDYSSYTFNCVGSVGYHFRDALTEVATTHGMKVGKIISSPIDDLVSYHLAVAP; this is encoded by the coding sequence ATGATTTTGATAGCAGACGGTGGTTCCACCAAAACCACTTGGTGCCTAGTTGACGGCCTCGCCACTCGCTCGTTCTTTCACACGGAAGGCTACAACCCGGAGTTTATTGACACGGCTGGTATCGTTGCTTCGCTGCACCAAAACTTGCCGAGTACACTTGCCACGCCTGATATCGCCGAACTCTATTACTACGGCGCGAGCGTAGTGTCCCCACTGCAAGTAGCGACGGTGACCCATGGCATGCAGGCGGTGTTCAAGCAAGCCCGAGTGTTTGTAGGACACGACTTATTGGCGGCCGCGCGGGCGCTGCTCGGTCAGGAATCGGGGTTTGCGGCTATTCTGGGAACGGGCACCAACTCGTGCATTTATAATGGGGTGCGTGTTACGCACAATGTGGACTCGCTCGGGTATTTCCTTGGGGACGAGGGCAGCGGGGCTTTTATTGGCAAGGGACTGTTGCGAGACTACTTGCGCGGGCAGATGCCCGCTAGCTTAGCCGCAAACTTTCATAGAACGTACAGTTTAGAGCGCGATACTATTCTAGACCACCTATACAACCGGCCCTTCCCGAACCGATTCATCGCCAACTTTGCCAAGTTTGCCTACGAGCACTACTACAACAGCTACTGCCAACAATTGGTGAAAGAAGCGTTTACCTTATTCTTTCGAAATATTATCAGCCTGTACCCAGACTACTCGTCCTACACCTTCAACTGTGTGGGGTCCGTGGGGTACCATTTCCGCGATGCGTTGACCGAGGTGGCCACCACGCACGGCATGAAAGTCGGCAAAATCATCTCTTCACCCATCGACGACTTAGTTTCCTACCACCTAGCGGTTGCCCCCTGA
- a CDS encoding cupin domain-containing protein: protein MENHEKHPLYLGPIDGKTVSVIGDTYRILVSGEDTAGTFATIDMLIPPGGGPGPHAHAAFEETFYVIDGEIEVKSEFGDFVAGKGSFIRIPKGGVVHCFKNKTQQIAHLLCTVVPAGLDTLFEEIGQPVAAGHFLPPPPLDAASIRNLQAVAEKHGQQVFPPNYLG, encoded by the coding sequence ATGGAAAATCACGAAAAGCACCCGTTATACTTGGGCCCCATAGACGGAAAAACTGTTTCCGTGATTGGTGACACCTACCGCATCTTAGTCAGCGGAGAAGACACGGCTGGCACCTTCGCGACGATTGACATGCTGATACCTCCCGGCGGGGGACCCGGCCCGCATGCCCACGCGGCTTTCGAAGAAACCTTTTATGTGATTGACGGGGAGATTGAAGTCAAATCCGAGTTTGGTGATTTCGTAGCTGGCAAAGGGTCCTTTATCCGTATTCCGAAAGGCGGCGTCGTGCACTGCTTTAAAAACAAGACCCAACAAATAGCGCATTTGCTTTGCACCGTGGTGCCAGCCGGCCTGGATACGTTGTTCGAGGAAATCGGCCAACCCGTAGCAGCAGGGCACTTTCTGCCGCCGCCACCACTGGATGCAGCTTCTATTAGAAATCTACAGGCTGTTGCAGAAAAGCATGGTCAACAAGTATTTCCCCCAAATTATTTAGGCTAG
- a CDS encoding NmrA family NAD(P)-binding protein, with translation MKITTAGSLGNVAKPVVEKLLAAGHEVTVITSKADRQGEIEALGAIAAVGSISDAAFLTQAFRKADAVYTMLPPTMGTTNLIQNLAEAGQAYAQAIKEAGVTRVVLLSSVGADAAQGTGPVQGVHRVEQLFQQLAGVNVTVLRSGFFYTNFFRDIALIKNRNIFGNNYEGNNQLALTHLEDITSAIVEELQGKGNGFEVKYIVSDISTGNEIASLFGPAIGKPELSWTTIPDEQFKQGMLSVGMSSELVELITGLGQGVREGVITRDFFATGAEVTGKIKLEQFVEEFKNKYEQA, from the coding sequence ATGAAAATTACAACAGCCGGTTCCTTAGGAAACGTGGCCAAACCAGTAGTAGAAAAGCTTCTCGCAGCAGGACATGAAGTAACCGTCATCACAAGTAAAGCTGACCGCCAAGGCGAAATAGAGGCTTTGGGAGCCATCGCGGCTGTCGGATCAATAAGCGACGCGGCGTTTTTAACCCAAGCTTTCCGTAAGGCAGATGCCGTTTACACCATGCTGCCGCCAACTATGGGAACGACGAATCTGATCCAGAACCTCGCGGAGGCTGGCCAGGCCTATGCTCAGGCCATCAAGGAGGCAGGAGTAACCCGAGTGGTTTTGTTGAGCAGCGTGGGAGCTGATGCGGCGCAAGGAACAGGTCCGGTGCAAGGCGTGCACCGGGTAGAGCAACTATTTCAGCAGTTAGCCGGGGTGAACGTCACCGTTTTACGATCAGGGTTTTTCTATACTAACTTCTTCCGAGATATCGCGCTGATCAAAAACCGAAACATCTTCGGCAATAATTACGAGGGGAACAACCAACTGGCCCTAACCCACCTAGAGGATATTACGTCGGCAATAGTGGAAGAATTACAAGGGAAAGGAAACGGGTTTGAGGTGAAGTATATCGTGAGCGATATCTCGACCGGCAATGAGATTGCCTCCCTGTTTGGTCCGGCTATCGGAAAACCCGAATTGTCTTGGACAACTATCCCCGACGAGCAATTCAAACAAGGAATGTTATCAGTTGGTATGTCCTCGGAATTAGTTGAGTTAATCACCGGACTTGGACAAGGAGTGCGGGAAGGTGTCATTACCCGCGACTTTTTTGCCACCGGGGCAGAAGTAACCGGCAAAATCAAACTGGAGCAATTCGTCGAGGAGTTTAAGAATAAGTACGAGCAGGCGTAA
- a CDS encoding helix-turn-helix transcriptional regulator → MNFSFSATPDFDFTTYFARHLQAPIRDGLLEIPEKHGQGYIRKLAFGPDFKVTIHHYQLQEDLIIQRNTSGLGNELITVFFYNNEQALGIAYNDKPHVLFSQRDESAIQVTSNDLSSTIRFPAHQQIHYVVVAITPVRLKELVAISDPNSVVQTITGRGNSFLFFESMDAETKLLLKNMAAVDMNASLGNFYMQIKVLELLYLVFQKLSLRASTAHQTINSADAARLLYIRKEIISDLSTPPVLRELALSAAMSETKLKQLFKQTFGTTIYTYYQQARMEEAAFLLKHGRHTVAQVGYELGFSNLSHFSRLFKKHYGLNPKRFCGVA, encoded by the coding sequence ATGAACTTCAGTTTTTCTGCCACCCCCGATTTTGATTTCACCACGTATTTCGCCCGTCATTTACAAGCACCTATCCGCGATGGTCTTTTAGAGATACCCGAAAAGCATGGGCAAGGGTATATCCGCAAATTGGCATTTGGGCCGGATTTCAAGGTTACGATCCACCACTACCAGCTTCAGGAAGATCTGATCATCCAGCGCAACACCTCTGGCCTAGGAAACGAGCTGATCACTGTCTTTTTCTACAACAACGAGCAGGCGCTTGGTATCGCTTACAACGATAAGCCTCACGTCCTTTTCTCGCAGCGCGATGAGTCAGCCATTCAGGTTACGTCCAACGACCTTAGCTCCACCATCCGGTTTCCCGCCCACCAACAGATTCATTATGTAGTGGTTGCGATTACGCCGGTCCGGTTAAAGGAATTAGTAGCCATCAGTGACCCGAATTCAGTGGTACAAACCATTACGGGCCGCGGCAACTCGTTTCTCTTCTTTGAAAGCATGGACGCGGAGACCAAGCTGCTGCTCAAAAACATGGCGGCGGTCGATATGAACGCTAGCCTTGGCAACTTTTATATGCAGATCAAGGTGCTGGAATTGCTCTACTTAGTTTTCCAAAAACTGTCTTTACGAGCAAGCACTGCCCATCAAACGATTAACAGCGCCGACGCCGCTAGATTGCTTTACATCCGCAAAGAAATTATCAGTGACCTAAGCACGCCGCCGGTATTGCGGGAGTTGGCGCTAAGTGCCGCCATGAGTGAAACCAAACTAAAACAGCTGTTCAAGCAAACGTTTGGCACTACCATCTATACCTATTACCAGCAAGCCCGAATGGAAGAAGCCGCTTTTTTGCTGAAGCATGGCCGACATACGGTAGCGCAAGTAGGCTATGAACTGGGTTTTTCCAATTTAAGCCACTTCAGCCGGCTGTTTAAAAAGCATTACGGCCTGAACCCTAAGAGATTTTGCGGCGTGGCATAA
- a CDS encoding type I glyceraldehyde-3-phosphate dehydrogenase yields MKNIALYGFGRIGRQFLRVALSKRLFVPVSISDIRDEATLAALFAVDTNYGRWPEPVTGTVGKLLIGAQEIPYLNSSKEIPDWAALGVDLVVDCTGRATTRAGAQAHLDRGAKYVLVSAPSKSLADCDAVLLKGINLDTFDPAAHHIVSMGSCTTNALAAPIKVIRENFGIQYGLFSTVHSYTNTQSLTDQPMKDRRDSWAAAENIIPSSSGAARALQFIWPDLQITGKAYRVPTRTGSIAELNLVTEKECTVDEVKEAFRRAAQQGPLQGVLDVLEDEWASSRIVADPHTALIDLPLTAKQGQLLSVASWYDNEWGFSNRLAEVAAFLAERI; encoded by the coding sequence ATGAAAAACATTGCGTTGTATGGATTTGGCCGCATTGGGCGGCAGTTTTTGCGCGTTGCGCTAAGCAAGCGCCTGTTCGTTCCGGTGTCCATTTCCGATATTCGCGACGAGGCTACCTTGGCGGCGCTCTTCGCCGTGGACACCAACTACGGGCGCTGGCCGGAACCTGTGACGGGCACCGTGGGCAAACTACTTATCGGCGCGCAGGAAATCCCGTATCTCAATTCCTCAAAAGAAATTCCTGATTGGGCCGCGCTAGGAGTGGACCTAGTGGTGGATTGCACGGGCCGCGCCACTACCCGCGCCGGCGCCCAAGCCCACCTCGACCGGGGCGCTAAGTACGTGTTGGTGAGCGCGCCCAGCAAGAGCCTCGCCGACTGCGACGCCGTGCTGCTCAAGGGCATCAACCTCGATACCTTCGACCCAGCCGCCCACCATATCGTGAGCATGGGCAGCTGCACCACCAATGCCTTGGCAGCGCCTATCAAAGTGATTCGAGAAAACTTCGGGATTCAGTACGGCTTGTTTTCCACGGTGCATTCCTACACCAACACCCAGTCGCTGACCGACCAACCCATGAAGGACCGGCGCGACTCGTGGGCGGCCGCCGAGAATATCATTCCTTCTTCGTCGGGGGCGGCGCGGGCGCTGCAATTCATCTGGCCCGATCTGCAAATCACGGGCAAAGCCTACCGCGTGCCTACTCGCACCGGCAGTATCGCCGAGCTGAACCTGGTGACGGAAAAGGAGTGCACGGTGGACGAAGTGAAAGAGGCGTTCCGCCGGGCCGCGCAGCAAGGGCCGCTCCAAGGCGTGCTCGATGTACTGGAAGACGAGTGGGCCAGTTCGCGTATCGTGGCCGACCCGCATACAGCCCTAATCGACCTGCCGCTGACGGCCAAGCAGGGCCAACTGCTGTCGGTGGCCTCCTGGTACGACAACGAATGGGGCTTCTCCAACCGCCTAGCCGAAGTGGCCGCTTTTCTGGCCGAGCGCATCTAG
- a CDS encoding cysteine hydrolase family protein produces MLLSQTNNPALLLIDIQKGFDDVAYWGGERNNPTAEDHAAQLLAYWRANQLPIFHVQHSSTNPVSPLWPGQAGHDFKEGFQPLPGETVVPKNVNSAFIGTDLKQQLDAQHLTTLVIAGLTTDHCVSTTTRMAGNFGFTTFLVADASATFNKKGIGSQSFDAELIHQTALASLNGEFATVVNTATVIKQLSASQQLA; encoded by the coding sequence ATGCTTCTCTCCCAGACAAACAACCCTGCTTTGCTGCTCATTGACATACAAAAGGGCTTTGATGACGTAGCCTATTGGGGTGGGGAACGCAACAACCCCACCGCCGAAGACCATGCCGCGCAACTCTTGGCGTATTGGCGAGCTAACCAATTGCCAATTTTTCACGTGCAGCATAGTTCCACCAATCCGGTTTCGCCCTTGTGGCCCGGCCAGGCAGGCCACGACTTCAAGGAGGGATTTCAACCCCTCCCCGGCGAAACGGTGGTCCCTAAGAATGTCAACAGCGCTTTCATCGGCACCGACCTCAAACAACAACTAGACGCGCAGCACCTTACAACCTTGGTTATTGCGGGCCTCACCACCGACCACTGTGTTTCGACTACTACCCGGATGGCTGGCAATTTCGGGTTCACTACCTTCTTAGTAGCCGACGCCAGTGCTACCTTCAACAAAAAAGGAATTGGCTCCCAAAGTTTTGATGCCGAGCTCATCCATCAAACTGCCCTGGCAAGTTTGAATGGGGAGTTTGCTACAGTCGTAAACACGGCTACGGTAATCAAGCAACTAAGCGCAAGCCAACAGCTGGCTTAA